The region AAGAATGCTGTATTCGCCATTCTCTTTACTTTTTTGTTGCGCTGCACTCGTGCTCATAGTGTTGGCTTCCTTGGCTGATAGAGACTCAGGCGTCCTGGGCTGCGGCGTTCAGGCCCAGCTCACCCAGCACGCGACCGCGGGATTCGTCGTCGGCGAGAACGCCTTCGATGGCTTTGCGGAACGCAGGCGCGTTACCCAGTGGGCCTTTGAGGGCCACCAGCGCGTCGCGCAGTTCCATCAGCTTTTTCAGCTCAGGCACTTGCTCGACCAAGCTGGCCGGGTTGAAGTCCTTCATCGAATTGACACGCAGTTTCACGGCCAGTTCTTCAGTGTCGCCTTCTTCCTGAAGACGGTTCGGCACGCTCAGTGTCAGCTCCAGCTCTTGCTTGGCCAGCACTTCGTCAAAGGTCATCTTGTCGATGCTGATCGGCTTGCGATCTTCGACTTTGCGTTCGTCCTTGCGGTGGGTGTAGTCACCGATTGATAGCAGCTTCAGCGGCAATTCAATCTCTTCCTGAGCACCACCGGTGGCAGGTTTGAAAGTGACGTTGATGCGTTCCTTGGGGGCTACCGAGCCTTCTTTGGCCATGGCTTTTCTCCTTGCGGTTGTGGCCCTGGGGCCTATTCGAGTACCACTTCAAGATCGAGGTGGCACAGCCTGCGATAAATCTCTTCCTTGCGTTCACGTACGGCATGGTTCTGCGGCAACAACTCGCAGCAGCTATGCAGTAAATGCAGCACTTCCAGCGCAAGATCGGGCTCCCAGGCGTTCAGGCCTGAGTCCTGTAATGTTTGGTCGAGGGTTTCGAGCTGGGTCTTGGCCAGTTCGTATTTCTTGGCCATGAAACACAGCCGCGCCAGGGCAAACTGCCAGAAGAACCGCACCCGCCCACCTTGGGCAGCTTGCAAGCCCTGCTTGAGAATCTGCACCGCGGCCTTGAGGCCGTCCTTGCGTAAAATCGGCAGGACTTCTTCCAGCGCCAATTCCCAGGCTGGCTGCGTGTCGGCCACTTCGACCTTGCGCGGGGCGCTGGCGCTTTGCAGATGCGGCATCACGTGGGCGCTGATCCAGGCGCGCGTGGCGGGATCAGCAAACGGTGCGCCGTCATGGAAACGCAATTCGATAATGCCGGGCAGGCGCTGAACCAAAAGCGCGAAGTGGATCTCCACTTCGCGCATTGCCATCTCGGCGTTCAACCCCTGGAGACATTCCCAGACTATTCGTTGGCCATCGAACCAGAACGGAGCCTTCGCCAGGCTTGCCTCCAGCTCAACCAGAAGGTCGGCATATTTGGCCTGATCGAAACGCTCCTGATAGGCCTTGAGCTTGTCCGCCGGCAACCCGCGCAATGCGGTGATCTGCTCGGCATTGCGCTCGGGTACCGCATCGATGGGCAGCCACAGTAACGTCCGATTCAGACGCAGGGCACGCAGGTCGGTGGCTTTCTGCTTGAGCCACCAGGCACACAGCGGACGAGCGTTTTCCTGCTGGGCGCGCAGGGCTTTATGGGCTTCTTTTTCGTTGTCGATCGGCGCGCCGGGGGTGAACAACTGAGTCGCGGCCTGCTTGACCTGCGCAACCGCCGCACCCACCACGCCGGGTTCTGGCTGGTTGTCAGCAGCGCGTTGGACCATGTTCTTCAGCCGGCGAGAAATCGGCAGCAGCAAGGGCGCATCGTCGCCCAGGTGTTCAGTGCAGGCGGCATCGAGACCTTCCAGGTGCTCAACCATGCGGCGGAACAGTGGCAGTTGCTCTTTGATCGCCACGTTTTCGGTCAGCACTTGCTCAAGACGCGGCACCAGCCAACTGATGGCCGCGGACCGGGTGCGAGCCTTGCTCGGGTGAATGTCGGCCCAGTGATTCTCTGATAAATGGTGCAGCAAACCGAGACCCGCCAGCAGCCCCTGGAAGGACTCGCGCTGGTACAGCGCCCATGTCAACCAAGCGCCGACGCGCAGATCCTTGGACTGCGTACGCAGCAGATTTTCACTGTTTTCACGGATTTTCAGCCAGTCGATCTGACCGGCTTCATGCATGGACGAGGCTTTCGCCAGCTCGCTTTCCAACGCCTCGTATTCGCCCGAAAAGCGAACATCCTCGCCCGCAAAATTCTCTTTTGAAACAGAGGCTTTTGCGAGTTCAAGGTAATGTGCGGAAAGTTTGCTTGA is a window of Pseudomonas sp. DC1.2 DNA encoding:
- the tssB gene encoding type VI secretion system contractile sheath small subunit, whose amino-acid sequence is MAKEGSVAPKERINVTFKPATGGAQEEIELPLKLLSIGDYTHRKDERKVEDRKPISIDKMTFDEVLAKQELELTLSVPNRLQEEGDTEELAVKLRVNSMKDFNPASLVEQVPELKKLMELRDALVALKGPLGNAPAFRKAIEGVLADDESRGRVLGELGLNAAAQDA
- the tssA gene encoding type VI secretion system protein TssA, with the protein product MSYSSKLSAHYLELAKASVSKENFAGEDVRFSGEYEALESELAKASSMHEAGQIDWLKIRENSENLLRTQSKDLRVGAWLTWALYQRESFQGLLAGLGLLHHLSENHWADIHPSKARTRSAAISWLVPRLEQVLTENVAIKEQLPLFRRMVEHLEGLDAACTEHLGDDAPLLLPISRRLKNMVQRAADNQPEPGVVGAAVAQVKQAATQLFTPGAPIDNEKEAHKALRAQQENARPLCAWWLKQKATDLRALRLNRTLLWLPIDAVPERNAEQITALRGLPADKLKAYQERFDQAKYADLLVELEASLAKAPFWFDGQRIVWECLQGLNAEMAMREVEIHFALLVQRLPGIIELRFHDGAPFADPATRAWISAHVMPHLQSASAPRKVEVADTQPAWELALEEVLPILRKDGLKAAVQILKQGLQAAQGGRVRFFWQFALARLCFMAKKYELAKTQLETLDQTLQDSGLNAWEPDLALEVLHLLHSCCELLPQNHAVRERKEEIYRRLCHLDLEVVLE